The Malus domestica chromosome 06, GDT2T_hap1 genome has a segment encoding these proteins:
- the LOC103436874 gene encoding protein phosphatase 2C 29: MGSGVSTLSDCFRPVHRTNHHQPDHNDVVFAASEPLDETLGHSFCYVRNSARFLSPTQSDRFISPSNSLRFSPPHESGSRTRPGLHETGFKAISGASVSANSATPRTVLQLDNIYDDATESVLGGCGGGVRGSLVNGFESTSSFSALPLQPVPRGGERDPSGPMERPGFFLSGPLGSGALSGPLDPNANPAGPDGRDHFSAPLGGLYVKKRRKKGISGIGKALYRNFSEKKQRPWVVPVLNFVGRKDSPPSIGVEPEPKSESNVQWALGKAGEDRVHVVVSEEQGWLFVGIYDGFNGPDAPEFLMGNLYRAFYNELQGLFWVVDDDDQAPEAEKANNSDPAPNVASESEVVVEVQTKNESNSDSNPLPEADREKRVTFQSEGVRRRRLWELLAEAEAEEGLDLSGSERFAFSVDDAVTVSNEGSGSAVSRRWLLLSKLKQGLTKHKEGQGHSRKLFPWRFGLEDKEKVEVENRVEERSAPTGRKMKEGPVDHELVLSALSRALHVTEEAYLEMTDKVHDTNPELALMGSCLLVVLMRDEDVYVMNLGDSRAIVAQYESEEGDSSSALTGHKDNGLNAEDITESSSAVASKAPTQAMRLTALQLSTDHSTSIEEEVTRIKNEHPDDKHCIVNDRVKGRLKVTRAFGAGFLKQPKWNDTLLEMFRNEYIGTAPYISCLPSLRHHRLCPSDQFLILSSDGLYQYFSNQEVVSHVENFMEKFPDGDPAQHLIEELLFRAAKKAGMDFHELLDIPQGDRRKYHDDVTVMVISLEGRIWKSSGKYL; this comes from the exons ATGGGGAGTGGAGTCTCCACCCTCTCCGACTGCTTCCGGCCGGTTCACCGGACCAACCACCACCAGCCGGACCACAACGACGTTGTGTTCGCGGCGTCCGAGCCCCTGGACGAAACCCTAGGCCACTCTTTCTGCTACGTCCGCAACTCAGCTCGCTTCCTCTCTCCTACTCAGTCGGATCGCTTCATTTCCCCTTCCAACTCCCTCCGGTTCTCGCCTCCTCACGAATCCGGCTCCAGAACCCGACCCGGATTGCACGAAACCGGGTTCAAAGCCATCTCCGGGGCTTCCGTCAGTGCCAATAGCGCTACTCCCAGAACTGTCCTCCAGCTTGACAATATTTACGACGATGCCACTGAGAGCGTTCTCGGCGGCTGCGGGGGTGGCGTCAGGGGGAGTCTAGTCAATGGTTTTGAGAGTACGTCGTCGTTTAGCGCCTTGCCTCTTCAGCCCGTGCCACGTGGCGGCGAGCGAGATCCCTCGGGTCCAATGGAGCGGCCGGGCTTCTTCCTCTCTGGCCCATTAGGTAGCGGTGCCCTCTCGGGTCCCCTCGACCCGAACGCCAACCCAGCCGGGCCCGACGGGCGGGATCACTTCTCGGCGCCGCTCGGTGGGCTTTACGTGAAGAAGAGGCGGAAGAAGGGCATTTCGGGGATTGGGAAGGCGTTGTATCGGAATTTCTCGGAGAAGAAGCAGCGGCCCTGGGTTGTTCCGGTGCTCAATTTCGTCGGCCGGAAGGACAGCCCACCGTCGATCGGGGTGGAGCCTGAGCCCAAGAGCGAGAGCAATGTCCAGTGGGCTCTTGGCAAAGCCGGGGAGGATCGTGTACATGTGGTTGTATCGGAAGAGCAGGGGTGGCTGTTTGTTGGGATTTACGATGGGTTTAATGGCCCTGATGCTCCGGAATTTCTGATGGGTAATCTCTACCGTGCATTTTACAATGAGCTTCAGGGTTTGTTTTGGGTGGTTGATGACGATGATCAAGCTCCGGAAGCCGAAAAAGCCAATAACAGTGACCCAGCACCAAATGTAGCTTCAGAGAGTGAAGTAGTTGTAGAGGTCCAAACCAAAAATGAATCGAATTCAGATTCTAACCCCTTGCCCGAAGCTGATCGGGAAAAGAGAGTGACGTTTCAATCTGAGGGTGTCAGGAGGCGGCGGCTTTGGGAATTGCTGGCAGAGGCTGAGGCTGAAGAGGGGCTTGACCTTTCGGGTTCCGAGAGGTTTGCATTTTCTGTTGATGACGCAGTTACAGTGAGCAATGAGGGTTCGGGTTCTGCAGTGAGTAGGCGGTGGCTTTTGCTGTCGAAATTGAAACAAGGCTTGACTAAGCACAAGGAAGGTCAGGGTCATAGTAGGAAATTGTTTCCATGGAGGTTTGGTTTGGAGGATAAAGAAAAGGTTGAGGTTGAGAATAGAGTGGAGGAGAGGTCTGCTCCAACTGGCAGGAAGATGAAGGAGGGCCCGGTAGATCACGAGTTGGTGTTGAGTGCATTGTCAAGGGCTTTACATGTGACAGAGGAAGCGTATTTAGAGATGACCGATAAGGTTCATGATACGAATCCAGAACTTGCATTGATGGGGTCGTGTTTGTTGGTTGTGCTAATGAGGGATGAGGATGTGTATGTGATGAATTTGGGGGATAGTCGGGCCATTGTTGCCCAGTATGAGTCCGAGGAAGGTGATTCAAGCAGTGCTTTGACAGGGCACAAGGACAATGGGTTGAACGCTGAGGATATAACTGAGTCATCCTCAGCTGTGGCCAGCAAGGCACCTACTCAAGCAATGCGATTGACTGCATTGCAGCTGTCCACTGATCACAGCACGAGCATTGAAGAA GAAGTAACAAGAATAAAAAATGAACACCCAGACGACAAACATTGTATTGTCAATGATAGAGTGAAAGGTCGTCTTAAAGTTACCAGAGCGTTTGGGGCTGGATTTCTGAAACAG CCCAAGTGGAATGACACGTTATTGGAAATGTTTCGAAATGAGTACATAGGTACCGCACCATACATATCATGTTTGCCTTCTCTTCGGCACCATAGACTCTGCCCTAGTGATCAGTTCTTAATCCTGTCATCAGACGGTTTGTATCAGTATTTTAGCAATCAGGAAGTAGTTTCACATGTTGAGAATTTTATGGAGAAGTTTCCAGATGGAGACCCTGCACAACACCTGATAGAGGAGCTTCTTTTCCGTGCTGCAAAGAAAGCTG GAATGGATTTCCATGAATTACTGGACATCCCGCAAGGAGATCGCAGGAAGTATCATGACGACGTCACCGTTATGGTTATATCGCTCGAAGGAAGAATCTGGAAGTCATCAGGAAAGTATCTTTGA
- the LOC103436875 gene encoding pentatricopeptide repeat-containing protein At5g46580, chloroplastic-like: MATSAVHWTVNSSDTKRPIFFSPSFRQIAPKKFNISCRSAKSPPKSPPDLAEPAAATTKKTKNKDPSLSLSEQLRPLSTTTLSDPPPPKDQSQLISKPKSIWVNPAKPKRSVLSLQRQKRSLYSYNPQVRDLRGFAHKLNDCDATKLAFLAALEEIPHPPTRENALLILNSLKPWQKTHMFFNWVKSQNLFPMETIFYNVTMKSLRFGRQFQLIEELAEEMMRDDIELDNITYSTIITCAKRSKLFDKAVEWFERMYKTGLMPDEVTYSAILDVYAKLGKVEEVLSLYERGRASGWKPDPIAFAVLGKMFGEAGDYDGIRYVLQEMAALGVEPNLVVYNTLLEAMGKAGKPGLARSLFEEMVEAGLTPNEKTLTALVKIYGKARWARDALELWERMRSNKWPMDFILYNTLLNMCADLGLEDEAKKLFDDMKQSEHCRPDSWSYTAMLNIYGSGGKVDEAMKLFEEMSELGIELNVMGCTCLIQGLGKAKRFGDMVRVFGVAVEKGVKPDDRLCGCLLSVVSLCEETEDEDRVLSCLQQANPKLVTLVKVLQNKNIGFDTIKDEFRDVIGSTAVESRRPFCNCLIDICRNKNNHERAHELLYLGTLYGLYPGLHNKTAREWCLDVRSLSIGAAHTALEEWMGTLYKIVQREEALPEMFSAQTGSGTHKFSQGLSHSFGSHVKKLAAPFRQSEEKAGCFVATREDLVSWAQSQAPSSAITTA; this comes from the coding sequence ATGGCTACTAGTGCGGTCCACTGGACTGTGAATTCCTCAGATACAAAGAGACCCATCTTCTTCTCTCCATCTTTTCGACAAATCGCACCCAAAAAATTCAACATTTCTTGCCGCTCCGCCAAGTCTCCTCCCAAATCTCCGCCGGATTTAGCCGAACccgccgccgccaccaccaAGAAGACGAAGAACAAAGACCCATCTCTATCTTTGTCTGAGCAACTCCGGCCTCTAAGCACAACCACCCTCTCCGACCCTCCTCCGCCAAAAGACCAATCCCAGTTGATATCCAAGCCCAAATCCATCTGGGTTAACCCGGCCAAGCCCAAACGCTCCGTGCTTTCTCTGCAGCGGCAGAAGCGGTCTCTCTACTCTTACAATCCTCAGGTGAGAGATCTGAGGGGGTTTGCCCACAAGCTCAACGACTGTGATGCCACTAAACTTGCCTTCTTGGccgcccttgaagaaatcccgCACCCGCCCACCCGAGAAAATGCGCTTTTAATTCTTAACAGCTTGAAGCCATGGCAGAAAACCCACATGTTCTTCAACTGGGTCAAGTCCCAGAATTTGTTTCCCATGGAAACCATATTCTACAATGTCACTATGAAGTCTCTGAGGTTCGGGAGGCAGTTTCAGCTCATCGAAGAGCTCGCGGAGGAGATGATGAGGGACGACATTGAGCTCGATAACATTACGTATTCTACAATAATCACCTGTGCCAAGAGGTCCAAGCTTTTCGACAAGGCGGTGGAGTGGTTTGAGAGGATGTACAAGACCGGTTTGATGCCGGATGAGGTGACTTACTCTGCCATTTTAGATGTTTATGCTAAATTGGGAAAGGTTGAGGAGGTTCTTAGTTTGTATGAGAGGGGAAGAGCTAGTGGCTGGAAACCGGACCCGATTGCATTTGCGGTTTTGGGTAAGATGTTTGGGGAGGCTGGGGATTACGATGGTATTAGGTATGTCTTGCAAGAAATGGCTGCTCTTGGTGTGGAGCCTAATTTGGTTGTGTACAACACTTTGTTAGAGGCAATGGGGAAGGCCGGAAAGCCCGGTTTGGCGAGGAGCTTATTTGAAGAAATGGTGGAAGCGGGGCTAACCCCGAATGAGAAAACATTGACCGCCCTTGTTAAGATATATGGCAAGGCAAGGTGGGCTCGAGATGCTTTGGAATTGTGGGAGCGAATGAGGTCGAATAAGTGGCCTATGGACTTCATTTTGTATAACACATTGTTGAATATGTGTGCTGACCTTGGTTTGGAGGATGAAGCCAAGAAGCTTTTTGACGATATGAAGCAGTCGGAGCATTGTAGGCCGGACAGTTGGAGTTACACTGCAATGCTGAACATCTATGGGAGTGGTGGGAAGGTTGATGAGGCAATGAAATTGTTTGAGGAAATGTCGGAGTTGGGTATCGAGCTCAATGTCATGGGGTGCACTTGTTTGATTCAGGGTTTGGGGAAAGCTAAAAGATTCGGTGATATGGTTCGAGTCTTTGGCGTTGCGGTTGAAAAAGGGGTTAAACCAGATGATAGGCTTTGTGGGTGCTTACTCTCTGTCGTATCCTTGTGTGAAGAAACTGAGGATGAGGATAGGGTGCTTTCCTGTTTGCAGCAGGCTAATCCAAAGTTGGTGACTCTAGTCAAGGTGCTGCAAAATAAGAATATCGGGTTTGACACGATTAAAGATGAGTTCAGGGACGTTATTGGTAGCACCGCGGTTGAATCCCGGAGACCCTTCTGTAATTGCCTGATTGATATATGCCGAAACAAAAACAACCATGAGAGAGCTCATGAGCTGCTCTACTTGGGAACCCTATACGGCTTGTATCCGGGTCTACACAACAAGACTGCAAGGGAGTGGTGTTTGGATGTTAGGTCACTATCCATCGGTGCAGCTCACACTGCACTTGAAGAGTGGATGGGAACGCTCTACAAAATAGTTCAGCGTGAAGAGGCCTTGCCGGAGATGTTCTCCGCTCAAACGGGCAGCGGCACTCACAAATTCTCGCAAGGGCTGTCGCATTCCTTCGGTTCTCATGTGAAGAAATTGGCTGCACCATTTAGACAGAGTGAAGAGAAAGCTGGGTGTTTTGTGGCAACCAGGGAGGATTTAGTGTCATGGGCGCAGTCACAGGCTCCGTCTTCGGCCATCACTACAGCTTAA